A DNA window from Providencia huaxiensis contains the following coding sequences:
- a CDS encoding aminotransferase-like domain-containing protein, with protein MKNAAVESPTFPGLLQTLYGLGRKIIEIPIDPETGIDLDRLEEAFERWEVKAVVVTPSCNNPMGCIMPDNNKQRLLNIVEKHHGTVIENDCLAGLAYQYPRPSTIQSLDNNGHVILCSSFSKTVAPGTRTGWIIPGRYKEKVLHLKYLSHCSGEIFMQQVMANFLKEGHYFLHLRRMRQHYSELQCQYKELVETHFPVNTRISRPQGGFSLWVEHLPVDNRKLLDILHRNKVTVLTGEHFSTGGCFLNHLRINYALPLIARRRNAIKILGEALKVTSLK; from the coding sequence TTGAAAAACGCCGCAGTTGAATCGCCAACATTTCCAGGATTGTTACAAACGTTGTATGGCTTAGGTCGGAAAATTATTGAAATTCCTATTGACCCTGAAACTGGAATAGACCTCGATAGGCTAGAGGAAGCATTCGAACGCTGGGAAGTAAAAGCAGTTGTTGTGACGCCGAGTTGCAATAACCCAATGGGCTGTATCATGCCTGATAATAACAAACAACGTTTATTGAATATTGTTGAAAAACATCATGGAACAGTCATTGAAAATGATTGCCTCGCAGGGTTGGCGTATCAGTATCCAAGGCCTTCGACAATACAATCGCTAGATAACAATGGACATGTGATTTTATGTAGTTCTTTTTCAAAAACGGTTGCACCAGGCACTCGTACGGGGTGGATAATCCCTGGGAGATATAAAGAGAAAGTTCTACATTTAAAATATTTATCGCACTGTTCTGGTGAGATTTTTATGCAGCAAGTTATGGCGAACTTCTTAAAGGAAGGGCATTATTTTTTGCATTTGCGCCGAATGAGACAGCATTATAGTGAACTACAATGCCAATATAAAGAGTTAGTTGAAACCCATTTTCCTGTTAATACTCGTATTTCGCGGCCACAAGGAGGATTTTCATTGTGGGTTGAACATCTACCGGTTGATAATCGTAAATTACTCGATATTCTACATCGTAATAAAGTCACTGTTCTAACCGGGGAACATTTCTCGACTGGTGGATGTTTCCTTAATCATTTACGAATAAATTACGCGCTTCCATTAATCGCAAGGCGACGCAATGCAATTAAAATATTAGGGGAAGCATTAAAAGTCACAAGTTTAAAATAA
- the ydeE gene encoding efflux MFS transporter YdeE: MLSKFNISNSALLASSLLLTIGRGATLPFMAIYLTREYKMAIDIVGVAMSMAMVVGVLFSMGFGMLADRVDKKRCMLSAVIAFICGFVAIPIVNNAILVIIFFSLINCSYSVFSTVLKAYFADTLTVALKAKIFSLNYTFINIGWTVGPPIGTWLLMYSINLPFYLAAISAAFPIFFIQRFVQSIKPIPLEEGQIRKWNPVAMLRDQVLAWFILSTFLGSLVFGTFTTWISQYAITVANSDFAQVVIGVILPVNAIVVVTLQYTVGKRITPDNLRKLMTLGSLFFILGLATFMYSHENLYLWALGAFIFTLGELIYAPGEYMLIDSIAPDGMKASYFSAQSLGLLGGAFNPMLTGVVLTELPPYFIFIILMFITFLAWLSMLNGMRLRKKQLLVF, from the coding sequence ATGTTATCTAAATTTAATATATCAAACAGTGCATTACTTGCATCGTCACTGCTCTTAACTATTGGGCGTGGTGCAACATTGCCCTTTATGGCTATTTACTTAACCCGCGAATATAAAATGGCTATTGATATTGTCGGTGTCGCAATGTCAATGGCTATGGTGGTCGGTGTTTTATTTAGCATGGGCTTTGGTATGCTAGCTGACCGCGTTGACAAAAAACGCTGCATGTTATCTGCAGTTATCGCCTTTATTTGTGGGTTTGTTGCAATACCTATCGTTAATAATGCAATTCTCGTCATTATTTTCTTTTCGCTAATAAATTGCTCTTATTCCGTGTTCTCAACGGTACTAAAAGCCTATTTTGCAGATACTCTTACCGTTGCATTAAAAGCAAAAATATTTTCCTTAAATTATACATTCATTAATATAGGTTGGACCGTTGGGCCACCTATTGGTACTTGGTTATTAATGTATAGCATTAACTTACCATTCTATTTAGCTGCAATTTCTGCCGCTTTCCCTATATTCTTTATACAGAGGTTTGTGCAAAGCATAAAACCAATACCTTTAGAAGAAGGCCAGATCCGTAAATGGAACCCTGTCGCTATGCTAAGAGATCAAGTCCTAGCATGGTTTATTTTATCCACCTTCTTAGGCTCATTAGTTTTCGGTACTTTTACGACTTGGATATCGCAGTATGCCATTACCGTTGCTAACAGCGACTTTGCCCAAGTGGTTATTGGCGTTATTTTACCTGTGAATGCAATTGTCGTTGTAACTTTGCAATATACGGTCGGCAAACGGATCACTCCAGATAATTTAAGAAAATTAATGACATTAGGTAGCCTATTTTTCATTTTAGGATTGGCAACCTTTATGTATTCTCATGAAAATTTATACCTTTGGGCTCTTGGCGCCTTTATTTTCACTCTAGGTGAGTTAATCTATGCCCCTGGAGAATATATGTTAATTGATAGTATTGCCCCTGACGGAATGAAGGCCAGTTATTTTTCGGCTCAATCTCTAGGGCTACTTGGTGGTGCATTTAATCCGATGTTAACAGGAGTTGTACTAACTGAACTTCCACCCTATTTTATTTTCATTATTCTTATGTTTATTACATTTTTAGCCTGGCTATCCATGTTAAATGGAATGCGTCTAAGAAAAAAACAATTATTAGTTTTCTGA
- a CDS encoding MFS transporter: MISTHYLLLLSAVAVYLVGTAEFMLSAIISPLAIVFHVQPEQITWLISAYALAYTLAAPIIGFLSDRIDRRKIVLTALLLLSLDSLAIIFAPNLLIVLVLRGLGGLASASLVPVIFALVADVISESQQAIAMGSIMMGMTVGIITGPIIAGVLVQYFAWYAPFVYTAIGCLLVFIIALFTLPHSQKTIGRKLSFKAIKHVGIVRFILAKSIWNGVSVCMFLLAGEILRQRSYLESVEVGSLMGLFGIGLLCGNGLVTKIEKIKASNNAKLVVIILIIMVTITLFLSGWLSLIGYGLCLTILGGMLGLASPISTAMLARKSAENKGFILSISESVNNLILLSALPIFSLLFAKNYLNVSIILTIVLLSAAIVLVFPSRERAKKL; encoded by the coding sequence ATGATCTCCACTCATTACTTACTGCTTTTATCTGCAGTAGCGGTATACCTTGTTGGCACCGCAGAATTCATGTTGTCGGCTATTATATCGCCGTTAGCAATTGTGTTTCATGTTCAGCCCGAACAGATTACTTGGCTGATATCGGCTTATGCTTTGGCCTATACCTTGGCTGCTCCTATTATTGGTTTCTTATCAGATAGAATTGACAGGCGTAAAATTGTGCTCACGGCTCTCTTGTTATTATCGCTCGACAGTTTAGCTATCATTTTTGCGCCTAATTTATTGATTGTTCTAGTTTTAAGGGGGCTCGGTGGATTGGCTTCTGCCTCACTTGTTCCCGTTATCTTTGCCCTTGTTGCTGATGTAATTAGTGAAAGTCAACAGGCTATAGCAATGGGGAGTATTATGATGGGAATGACAGTCGGTATTATTACAGGGCCTATCATTGCAGGGGTATTAGTTCAATATTTTGCTTGGTATGCTCCATTTGTATATACCGCAATAGGATGCTTATTGGTATTTATCATAGCGTTATTTACGCTACCGCACTCTCAAAAAACGATCGGAAGAAAATTATCTTTTAAAGCGATTAAGCACGTAGGTATTGTCAGATTCATATTAGCTAAAAGCATATGGAATGGCGTGTCGGTCTGTATGTTTTTGCTTGCAGGTGAAATATTAAGGCAACGATCCTACTTAGAAAGTGTGGAGGTCGGTAGCTTAATGGGATTATTTGGAATTGGGCTATTATGTGGTAATGGCTTAGTTACAAAAATTGAAAAAATTAAAGCATCAAATAATGCAAAACTCGTGGTTATTATTTTAATAATTATGGTTACGATTACCTTATTTCTCAGTGGGTGGCTTTCGTTAATTGGTTATGGATTATGCTTAACTATTTTAGGGGGGATGTTGGGTCTAGCATCACCGATAAGTACAGCAATGTTAGCAAGAAAAAGCGCAGAGAATAAAGGTTTTATTTTGTCTATATCCGAAAGTGTTAACAACTTGATTTTATTATCTGCATTACCAATCTTTTCTTTACTCTTTGCAAAAAATTATCTTAACGTTTCTATAATCTTGACTATTGTATTATTGAGCGCGGCTATTGTTTTAGTTTTTCCTTCTAGAGAAAGGGCAAAGAAACTATAG
- a CDS encoding MFS transporter, producing MNITTRLKFVSFLQFFIWGSWLVTFASYLFNTLHFKGGEIGLIFSTLGISALCSPIIIGFIADKINNRKLVYVASHIISAVFLIAMAHSHSITLLFIMTLVHLMFYMPTISVCNSIVFEMLSAKKLDSDVYFPKIRVYGTVGFIVAMWTISLLKLEMSFYQLYVGAIASVVLSIFSVFFISTQSCKIEKKGEKSSFSCQNIILLFKKGRVAVFLFFAMLLGSVLQITNTFGVPFLQDMALMPEARGSIFSEYPTIFLSISQFSEIIFILLLPLLLKKFKIETILFMSMIAWILRLGLFAYGDFTVIGTIALFLSMVVYGCAFDFFNIAGSLFLEKEIAPEFRSTAQGVFTTLVNGFGTFLGAVLCGWVIELNTVNGVVDWKTFWMIFTGYTASFTLIYLVYLFYSKNSQPKTTI from the coding sequence ATGAATATCACGACTCGGTTGAAATTTGTTTCATTTCTACAATTTTTTATCTGGGGATCATGGCTAGTTACTTTCGCGTCTTATCTCTTCAATACATTGCACTTCAAAGGCGGTGAAATTGGTCTGATTTTTAGTACATTAGGCATTTCAGCTTTATGTTCGCCAATTATCATCGGATTTATTGCAGATAAAATTAATAACCGAAAGCTTGTTTACGTTGCATCACATATTATTTCTGCTGTATTTTTAATCGCTATGGCTCATAGTCATTCAATAACCCTGCTATTTATTATGACATTAGTTCATCTAATGTTTTATATGCCAACTATTTCTGTTTGTAATAGCATTGTTTTTGAAATGTTGAGTGCCAAGAAACTCGATTCTGATGTCTATTTCCCCAAAATACGAGTTTACGGTACTGTAGGCTTTATTGTCGCTATGTGGACAATTAGCTTATTAAAATTGGAAATGAGTTTTTATCAATTATATGTCGGCGCAATTGCATCGGTTGTGCTCAGTATTTTTTCTGTATTCTTTATTTCAACGCAGAGCTGTAAAATTGAGAAAAAAGGAGAAAAATCCAGCTTTAGTTGCCAAAATATTATTTTACTATTTAAAAAAGGAAGAGTAGCGGTATTCTTATTTTTTGCCATGCTATTGGGATCTGTCTTACAAATTACCAATACCTTTGGCGTCCCCTTCTTACAAGATATGGCATTAATGCCCGAAGCTAGAGGCTCTATTTTTTCTGAATATCCCACTATCTTTTTATCAATATCGCAATTTTCTGAAATCATCTTCATTTTGCTTTTACCTCTGCTACTCAAAAAGTTCAAAATTGAAACCATCTTATTCATGAGTATGATTGCGTGGATTTTACGATTAGGTTTATTTGCCTATGGTGATTTCACTGTAATTGGTACCATCGCTTTATTTTTGTCCATGGTTGTATACGGCTGCGCATTTGATTTCTTTAATATCGCTGGCTCGCTATTTTTGGAAAAAGAAATTGCTCCCGAATTTAGATCAACAGCTCAAGGAGTATTCACCACATTAGTTAACGGTTTTGGTACTTTTTTAGGTGCTGTATTATGTGGTTGGGTTATCGAATTAAATACGGTCAATGGCGTGGTGGATTGGAAAACTTTCTGGATGATTTTTACGGGGTACACGGCTAGCTTCACTCTTATTTATTTGGTTTACTTGTTTTATTCTAAAAATAGCCAACCAAAAACGACTATTTAA
- the ada gene encoding bifunctional DNA-binding transcriptional regulator/O6-methylguanine-DNA methyltransferase Ada: MMTAKNLWKTPEQRWQAVIERNKAADGHFIYGVKTSAIYCHPSAAGRLPNRNNVEFFDSEQQAIKQGYRAGKRFRAENSRLAQFYQEQIEKACRYIELQEQAVSLASLADYIGMSRYHLHRLFKAQTGLTPKAYGDAFRHKALQRQLQEKKRITDAIYDAGYQSNSRFYEASSKRLGMTPSEWKSGGGGNKIYFALAVCSLGTLLVAQSPIGVCAILLGDDPEQLLNNLQDKFPKAELIGGDDGFEQLVAQIVGFIEAPEIGLNLPLDIQGTAFQQRVWQALRNIPLGETVSYRDIAEKIGKPSAVRAVANACGANMLAVAIPCHRVVRSNGDLSGYRWGIDRKQALLLKEAQYKADNS, translated from the coding sequence ATGATGACAGCTAAAAATTTGTGGAAAACACCGGAACAGAGATGGCAAGCGGTAATTGAACGAAATAAAGCCGCAGATGGTCATTTTATTTACGGTGTAAAAACATCAGCTATTTATTGCCATCCTTCTGCGGCTGGGCGTTTACCAAATAGAAATAACGTTGAATTTTTCGATAGTGAACAGCAAGCGATTAAACAAGGCTATCGTGCTGGAAAACGTTTTCGAGCAGAAAATTCACGATTAGCCCAATTTTACCAAGAACAAATTGAAAAAGCTTGCCGTTATATTGAACTGCAGGAGCAAGCGGTGAGTCTGGCAAGTTTAGCTGATTATATTGGTATGAGCCGTTACCATTTACATCGTTTATTTAAAGCACAAACCGGGTTAACCCCAAAGGCATACGGGGATGCTTTTCGCCACAAAGCATTGCAACGACAGCTCCAAGAAAAAAAACGAATAACTGACGCTATTTATGATGCGGGTTATCAATCAAATAGTCGCTTTTATGAAGCTTCATCTAAACGATTAGGTATGACACCAAGTGAATGGAAATCAGGTGGCGGTGGTAATAAAATTTATTTTGCTCTTGCAGTTTGCTCATTGGGGACACTACTCGTTGCACAAAGTCCGATAGGTGTTTGTGCTATTTTATTAGGGGATGACCCTGAGCAGTTATTGAATAATTTACAGGATAAATTCCCAAAAGCAGAGCTGATTGGAGGAGATGACGGTTTTGAACAACTGGTAGCTCAGATAGTGGGTTTTATCGAGGCACCTGAAATTGGTTTAAATTTACCATTAGACATTCAAGGTACTGCATTTCAACAGCGCGTCTGGCAAGCTTTACGAAATATTCCATTAGGAGAAACGGTAAGCTACAGAGATATTGCAGAGAAAATTGGCAAGCCTAGTGCAGTCAGAGCGGTAGCTAATGCCTGTGGTGCAAATATGTTAGCTGTCGCTATTCCGTGTCATCGAGTGGTTAGAAGTAATGGTGATCTTTCAGGCTATCGTTGGGGCATTGATCGAAAACAAGCGCTATTGCTAAAAGAAGCCCAGTATAAGGCAGATAATAGTTAA
- a CDS encoding GntR family transcriptional regulator, with product MLLYKQIAQELQEKIKQGEFLSGEKMPSVRDIGRTHQVSITTAQLAYRELERLQLIYAVPKSGYFVIPEKTEALLPKVANYIQKPVQVAQWNPTMDFLRVSERHGVTSLSCAVPNIEDKSLEPLWQEMTMVARRKLSLTLEYDSLQGLASLREQIHLISDDSHLFTPDDIVTTTSGHQSLSIALQACTQGNDVIAVPLCQDSCRLSFS from the coding sequence GTGTTACTGTACAAACAAATAGCACAAGAACTACAGGAAAAAATTAAACAAGGTGAGTTTCTTAGCGGTGAAAAGATGCCGTCAGTGAGGGATATTGGGCGCACTCATCAAGTCAGCATCACTACTGCACAACTCGCGTACCGTGAGCTGGAACGTTTACAACTGATTTATGCAGTACCTAAATCAGGGTATTTTGTGATACCAGAAAAAACAGAAGCTCTTTTGCCTAAAGTGGCAAATTATATTCAAAAACCTGTCCAAGTTGCTCAATGGAATCCAACAATGGATTTTCTGCGTGTATCTGAGCGGCATGGTGTGACATCATTATCTTGTGCCGTCCCTAATATAGAAGATAAAAGTTTAGAGCCACTATGGCAAGAAATGACCATGGTTGCACGTCGTAAACTTTCCCTAACTCTGGAATATGATAGCTTGCAAGGGCTAGCGTCCTTAAGAGAACAAATTCATTTAATTTCCGATGATAGTCATCTGTTTACGCCTGATGATATTGTGACCACGACGAGTGGTCATCAATCATTATCAATCGCTTTGCAAGCGTGTACACAAGGTAATGATGTTATTGCAGTCCCCCTGTGTCAGGATAGTTGTCGCCTCAGTTTTTCATAA
- a CDS encoding IS3 family transposase (programmed frameshift), producing the protein MKHYPEDHKKAIIRKLVESGLSLRQFAKLESINLSTLYSWRDKYLKAGSSLADSNSSDGWSPEQKFSIVLETAALSEIELSEYCREKGLYPEQVKEWKRSCIAGNQTKAQQRKQLTQERKDDRKRIKELERELKRKDAALAETAALLVLRKKLNGLLGGRRGQLTSLTDRQHYASLIDEAVGSGARKEKACEEVGMSVRTLQRWQESGEISGDKRPTADRPEPSNKLTEEEQQAILATCNQEEYANLGPSQIVPMLADNGQYLASESSFYRVLKANDQLAHRGKAKPKGSRAKPKGYTATAPNQVWTWDISYCPSTVIGRFFYLYMIIDIFSRKVVGWEVHDSESGEHAAQLLERTLWSEKCVKKDVVLHSDNGSPMKCLTMQAKMLDMGVIGSRSRPGVSNDNPYSESLFRTVKYSHRWPSEGFKSLEDARAWMKGFAQWYNTEHRHSRIKFVTPAQRHNGEDKAILARRHELYTKAQKKNPNRWSKGIRNWEEIGDVKLNPENKKEAA; encoded by the exons GTGAAGCATTATCCTGAAGATCATAAGAAAGCCATCATTAGAAAGCTGGTTGAAAGTGGCTTATCATTACGCCAATTCGCAAAGCTAGAAAGTATCAACTTATCTACTTTGTATTCATGGCGAGATAAGTATTTAAAAGCAGGTTCTAGTTTGGCTGATAGCAATAGTTCAGATGGTTGGTCACCAGAGCAAAAGTTCTCAATTGTTTTAGAAACAGCAGCATTGAGCGAAATTGAGTTAAGTGAGTATTGCCGTGAAAAAGGGCTTTACCCTGAGCAAGTTAAAGAATGGAAGCGAAGCTGCATTGCAGGCAATCAAACTAAAGCCCAGCAACGTAAGCAATTAACCCAAGAGCGAAAGGATGATCGTAAGCGGATTAAAGAGTTAGAAAGAGAGTTAAAGCGCAAAGATGCTGCGCTTGCTGAAACGGCAGCGTTGTTGGTGCTCAGAAAAAAGTTAAATG GCCTACTGGGGGGAAGACGAGGACAATTAACCTCACTCACAGATAGGCAGCATTACGCATCTCTGATTGATGAAGCAGTCGGCTCAGGTGCTAGAAAAGAGAAAGCCTGTGAAGAAGTTGGTATGTCTGTACGCACATTACAACGCTGGCAGGAAAGCGGTGAAATCAGTGGTGACAAAAGACCTACAGCTGATAGGCCAGAACCGAGTAACAAGCTCACTGAGGAAGAGCAGCAAGCGATATTAGCTACCTGTAACCAAGAAGAATACGCCAATTTAGGGCCAAGTCAGATAGTGCCAATGCTGGCAGATAACGGGCAATATCTCGCGTCTGAATCGAGCTTTTATCGTGTGTTGAAAGCCAATGACCAGCTAGCCCATCGAGGTAAAGCAAAACCTAAAGGTAGCCGAGCTAAACCTAAGGGGTACACAGCGACAGCGCCAAACCAAGTGTGGACTTGGGATATTAGTTACTGCCCGTCAACGGTCATTGGTCGGTTCTTCTACCTCTACATGATAATCGACATCTTCAGCCGTAAGGTTGTCGGGTGGGAAGTTCATGACAGTGAATCAGGTGAACATGCTGCCCAATTGCTTGAGCGCACGCTCTGGTCTGAGAAATGCGTTAAAAAAGACGTGGTATTGCATTCAGATAACGGTAGCCCGATGAAATGTTTGACGATGCAAGCCAAAATGCTTGATATGGGTGTCATTGGCTCTCGTAGCCGCCCCGGTGTCAGCAATGATAATCCGTACTCAGAATCATTGTTCCGCACGGTCAAATACAGTCACCGCTGGCCAAGCGAAGGCTTTAAAAGCCTTGAAGATGCAAGAGCTTGGATGAAAGGCTTCGCTCAATGGTACAACACTGAGCACAGGCATAGTCGCATCAAATTCGTGACACCAGCGCAACGCCATAATGGTGAAGATAAAGCGATATTGGCAAGACGCCATGAGCTATATACCAAAGCGCAAAAAAAGAACCCTAACCGCTGGTCAAAGGGTATTAGAAACTGGGAGGAAATCGGTGATGTGAAATTAAACCCAGAGAACAAAAAAGAAGCTGCTTAA
- a CDS encoding MFS transporter: MRINTALLALAIGAFAIGATEFSPMGMLPYIADNIQESIPSVGVIVVIYALGVMVGAPIMTLLLVKKRPKVALVFLMSIFTVGNVLSAMSPDLVTLSLSRFVTSLNHGAFFGLGAIVAASVVPPGKQASAIAAMFMGLTIANIGGVPLMTKLTQVVGWRQAFYLISILGILTIISLIWALPSNLMGTKVNVKSELRILRRPQVLLGMLSTVLGASAMFTLYTYITPMLMSFIQASDQMITMMLVIIGVGFTIGNYIGGLFADKSLFGTLIIFFIMLALSMAIFPFIAINAFGAGVGLMIWSIFSFGIVPPIQMLVMNAATGAQALASSVNIGAFNLGNAIGAAIGGVVLSYGYSYSMISFMGALVAVLGILVILVSFRKKSDIKVEAEIAYD, from the coding sequence ATGAGAATTAACACGGCATTACTAGCATTAGCAATAGGGGCTTTTGCTATTGGAGCAACAGAGTTTTCGCCAATGGGAATGCTTCCTTATATTGCTGATAATATACAAGAAAGTATTCCATCTGTGGGTGTGATAGTGGTTATTTATGCCCTTGGCGTTATGGTTGGCGCTCCTATTATGACACTATTATTGGTAAAAAAGCGGCCTAAAGTAGCACTAGTATTTTTGATGTCGATCTTCACTGTTGGGAATGTATTATCGGCAATGTCACCTGATTTAGTGACACTGTCACTTTCACGATTCGTGACGAGTTTGAATCATGGCGCATTTTTTGGATTAGGTGCAATTGTTGCGGCAAGTGTGGTTCCTCCGGGGAAACAAGCAAGTGCAATAGCGGCTATGTTTATGGGGCTAACAATAGCCAATATCGGAGGAGTACCTCTGATGACGAAATTAACACAAGTTGTGGGATGGAGGCAGGCATTTTATTTAATTTCAATTTTAGGCATTCTGACGATTATTAGTTTAATTTGGGCTTTACCAAGTAACCTAATGGGGACAAAAGTAAATGTAAAAAGTGAATTGCGTATTTTACGTCGCCCTCAAGTCCTGTTAGGCATGTTATCTACTGTCTTAGGTGCAAGTGCAATGTTTACGCTGTATACCTATATTACACCAATGTTAATGAGTTTTATTCAGGCTTCAGACCAAATGATCACGATGATGTTAGTGATTATTGGTGTAGGTTTTACTATTGGTAACTATATTGGTGGATTATTTGCAGATAAGTCGCTCTTTGGCACTTTAATAATATTTTTCATTATGTTGGCATTAAGTATGGCTATATTCCCATTTATTGCGATAAATGCTTTTGGTGCGGGTGTCGGCCTAATGATATGGAGTATTTTTAGTTTTGGTATTGTACCACCAATTCAAATGTTAGTTATGAATGCAGCTACAGGGGCTCAAGCCTTAGCTTCTTCCGTTAATATTGGGGCATTTAATTTAGGAAATGCTATAGGTGCAGCAATTGGAGGGGTAGTTTTATCCTACGGGTATAGCTATTCAATGATTAGTTTTATGGGAGCACTCGTTGCTGTTTTAGGTATTTTGGTTATTCTGGTTTCTTTTCGCAAAAAATCCGATATTAAAGTAGAAGCTGAAATTGCATATGACTAA
- a CDS encoding LysR family transcriptional regulator, whose amino-acid sequence MKITFEELQAFISVVDCGSITAAAEQLNMTISTVSRLLLRLEEKINTTLIYRTTRSIKLSDEGAAFLQKSRKIVELAQEAEDMLSIRQAIPSGKLRIDASTPFLTHVIAPLIPQFYALYPQIELEIHNYEGITNLLEKRIDVAFRIGTLKDSSLNATLLGFSQKRLVASPSYLEKYGVPQSVDELKKHCLLGFTHPESLNTWPVTSHDGQLLKITPDIAGASGEVLFHLAIQGAGILCSADFVTQDAFASGELVQVLTKETIEIRQPINAVYYRNQAVSPRLRCFIEFIKKYSTKIEPY is encoded by the coding sequence ATGAAAATAACTTTTGAAGAGCTTCAAGCCTTTATTAGCGTTGTAGATTGTGGTTCTATCACCGCAGCTGCAGAACAATTAAACATGACGATATCGACAGTAAGTCGTTTATTACTCAGGCTTGAAGAAAAAATAAATACGACGTTAATCTACCGAACAACTCGTTCGATTAAACTCAGTGATGAAGGTGCTGCATTTTTGCAGAAATCGCGAAAAATAGTTGAACTAGCTCAAGAAGCTGAAGATATGCTATCAATACGGCAAGCTATTCCTTCAGGTAAATTACGTATAGATGCATCAACCCCCTTCCTTACACATGTTATTGCCCCGTTGATCCCACAATTTTATGCACTTTATCCGCAAATCGAACTTGAAATCCATAACTATGAAGGGATTACTAATCTATTAGAAAAACGAATTGATGTTGCATTTCGTATTGGCACACTCAAGGATTCATCACTCAATGCTACTTTACTGGGCTTTAGCCAGAAACGTTTAGTTGCTAGTCCTTCCTATTTAGAAAAATATGGCGTACCACAGAGCGTTGATGAATTGAAAAAACATTGCCTATTAGGTTTTACTCATCCAGAGTCCTTAAATACATGGCCTGTTACGTCGCATGATGGACAGTTATTAAAAATTACCCCCGATATTGCAGGTGCCAGCGGTGAAGTTTTATTTCACCTTGCTATTCAAGGTGCTGGAATTCTATGTTCTGCTGATTTCGTCACGCAAGACGCCTTCGCAAGTGGGGAGTTAGTACAAGTGTTAACAAAAGAAACCATTGAGATCCGTCAGCCCATAAATGCAGTTTATTACCGTAACCAAGCTGTTTCGCCACGGCTGCGCTGTTTTATTGAGTTTATAAAAAAGTACTCAACAAAAATTGAACCATACTAA
- a CDS encoding helix-turn-helix domain-containing protein has product MQHLKNYQIDLPEAIRIGESNMDEMQCKPIKTSYVTVCICKQGHAVFNINFKRHPVRKNDIIVLYDDSFAMLQAKSRNFRLEYWLIDKKLATEIAYALPRQLFAFFNDFPVISTPLGKVELLENWRYILLAIVHNWGEHGLLQLKNHLQNLFLEINHHTQHTFSKPENKSRQEQLCWRFWDLITIYCKQYKEVKFYAEKLSITPFYLSKISQSFFNDPPKVLIDRQVILEIKALLEVGNLSIKQIADELNFEDTSYLCRYFKRHTGMTLTGFKKRVAQREQGNK; this is encoded by the coding sequence ATGCAGCATTTAAAAAATTATCAGATTGATTTGCCTGAAGCCATTCGGATTGGTGAAAGCAATATGGATGAAATGCAATGTAAACCAATTAAGACATCTTATGTGACGGTTTGTATATGCAAGCAAGGACATGCAGTATTCAATATTAATTTTAAACGGCACCCGGTACGTAAAAACGATATTATCGTTTTATATGATGACTCCTTTGCAATGCTGCAAGCCAAATCACGTAATTTTCGTTTGGAATATTGGTTGATTGATAAAAAGTTAGCAACAGAAATTGCTTATGCATTACCACGTCAACTGTTTGCTTTTTTTAATGATTTTCCTGTTATTTCAACGCCATTAGGAAAAGTGGAGCTACTTGAAAACTGGAGGTATATTCTGCTAGCTATAGTACATAACTGGGGCGAACATGGGTTATTACAGTTAAAAAATCATTTGCAAAATTTATTTTTAGAAATTAATCATCATACTCAACACACATTTAGTAAACCAGAAAATAAAAGCCGCCAAGAGCAACTATGCTGGCGTTTTTGGGACTTAATTACAATTTACTGTAAACAATATAAAGAAGTAAAATTCTATGCTGAAAAATTGTCTATTACGCCATTTTACTTATCTAAGATTAGTCAAAGTTTCTTTAATGACCCGCCAAAAGTATTAATTGATAGGCAAGTTATTCTAGAAATAAAAGCATTATTAGAAGTTGGTAATCTGTCCATTAAGCAAATTGCTGATGAATTAAATTTTGAAGATACATCCTATTTATGCCGCTATTTTAAACGGCATACAGGAATGACATTAACGGGATTTAAAAAACGAGTTGCACAAAGAGAGCAGGGAAATAAATAA